The DNA sequence GGAAAATGAATGTTCTTAACGGATTATTGTGATTAAAAACATGTTTCTGATTTAGCAACAAAAAAAAAATGTTTCCCACGTGCTAGCTTTGATAATTATTTTATTGTTATATTTTTTCTTAAGAAAAAGGAAAATTATAAAGaattattatgatataatattCCATGTATCGTTTAGTAGCCATTTTAGTTTATGTTGCGTTGAAGTGGTATGAATGCATGCTAGTAATCCACTGTATTAATTATTAGACGTAATCTTATATGCTAATTGAGTCCAAGTGTATAAGGCCTGGTTCATTATTTTTAGTATAACATGAATGCCTTgtattaattgattattaattgtTAGTCATACATAAAGTGAATAATGAGGTGTGTGTATAATTAGTTAACTAAAATATGAGTGTTGCATGTTAAAGTTAAAAACAATGGTGACCCCTGTGCTTGGAGTACACTAGCCGTATGCATGCGATGAGATTTAAGGCCCATTTGACCATGTTTTCTGTGACATATATGTTGTTTGGTTTTGATTTGTTGACTGCATGCACTACTAGAAATTTGTCGATAGACATCgcttattagccgatgtctatttaAAATCCAAGCGATGTCTTTGCATGCGATGAGAAAGGTAGGTGCATTACACATCGCTTATTAGCCGATATCTATACACAGTTTAGACATCGTTTTTCTTAACAATGTGATGTATTTTTCTTCAATGTATACCTTCACTATGGTTTCAGTTATTGATTCATATGTCATGTATATCATTTTAAACTTATCACATATAAAGCAATATGATACATTAACATCAAAAAACTTGTTAAACTGATGTGTAACTTAACATATTACATCAGTCTTTTATCAGAAGCGATGTCGTACCTTTCTTTTTTTAATGGAACCGATGTCTTTGTGTGTGTTTAACATCAGTTCTTTCAAAATGTGATATCTATTATATTGTTTTACATCAGTTATTTCTTGTGAGCTGATATATGTGCCTGCTTATGACATCAGTTTATTGAATGAAATGTCTTATTTGACTACATTTTACATCAGTTATTTTGTTCATGAAgtgatatttgtttatttttttattcatGAATCCCCTGTTTTAATCAAATGCCCAACACCCAAACAAGAGTCATCCAAAAACATACTAACTGccattttaccattccaaaactAACCAAACCAAAACAAACGCAAAAACAAACATACATTCATTGATTTACCATAGATTATACCAATTACGTACATATATCCACCACCAACCAAACTTCATAATCCAAACAAACTACATAACTGCAATAGCAAGTACTAGACATCCACCATCGATCATTTACATAGTTCATCCCAAACAAAAATTTACCAACTAAAGTTCCCCCATTATATTTATCAACAAAAACCACTAGTAGCTCTTACAAATTCTTACAAATTCAGTCTATATAAAGGAGCTGCAGATTAGGCCTTTTTATAAGAAGGACTCGATATGGCTAAGAGTCTCACATCGAACCTCGTCCAGCTCAGCCTTGGCAACAGTCACCTTTCGATTCTTTTTTGACCACTGAAAAGTGTAACACACAGGAATTAGTAACAATGAATTCTACCACAAATTATATGTACACCAGTTATATCAAGTATGAATTAAGCAAAAAAAAAAATACCTTTTTGACAAATGTCATTTCATTATCCATGGCAATTTctttcatataccacataacaaTATAGCCGCATTCAGTTCCACCGGGCTGTTTGGGGCATCCCTATTTAATCCAAAAAAGTCAGACCAATTAATAAGTAAATTAATGCCCCTATCTAACCGAAAAAACTCTGACTAATAAGTAAATTAATGCCCCTGGTTCTTACGGTAACATATCTGATAGTCGGTGCTTTATTTCCCCTTCCGGCCTGAATATTGAACGCAATCACAGCCCTGTCATCTTAGCAGTATCAATAACACAAATTGATTGATATCTCAATAATGAAAATAATCACTCGAAATTAAATGCAAATACCTTGATATTGCTTTTTCCAACTCGGGATAGGTAGTTGAACGAGGCAGAGGATTGAGTATGAAAACCTCGCCCGCCCAAATCACAACCAATATCCAATGGCAcctattttttataaatatttataataaacaGAATTAATATCAGAATCATATCATTTTGAATTTCAtgcttataaataaataaataaagcgATTTATAATAAATCTGGAGACATTTTTTATGTACTTACTTGCTATTATGTGGCATAAAAAAGAGACGATCAGGATTACCCTCTTTAAATCGACTAACCAAATTATCTTCAAAATTGTTGTTTAAGGTAAACGAGACTCCGGGATCACAGAAAGCAAAATGCTCCAAATTTTCATTTTCACAAACCATGCAATGCAAGTATCTGCATTGcaaataaaatgaaattataaaaaaacaagaatataaatgcagaaattatcaacaagaagacaagacaataattaaaaaatttatactACTCACGCCATGTATGCAGAAATTGCTGCTTGGCCAATCATTTTAAACTCAAGCAAAGCAATTATGTTTTCATGCAAAatgaaaattcttttctcaaCACCAAACACCTCCGCATCGCACGGGATTTGAATGGAGTTTCCAGTGGACTTCATGAATGTCGTTGCATGTTTATACAACAACCGAAAGCGCTTCAGAACATTTTTATTGATTTCCATATTCTCAAATAAGGACTGAACCTTATGCAAATCAGTTAAAGGATCCTTCCCTTTCCTTTTacttttctgaaaatattatcaaatttattaaaacaaatatagaGTTAATATAATAGTGCGAGATCCAATAAAATATAGATGTAAAAATATATATCACGGTAGCAGGGGCATCTGAGAATATGATTAAGTCGCGGGGCCATGAGACGTAGGAGCCAACAGCCTGCTCTACTGTTTCAATCTCACCGACTACCGGAATAGGAATCTTGGCTTGTCCTTGGATTGGCCCATCCACTGAGACACGAGCACAACCAGGCTGCATTGGCAATCCGTGAATAGATTTGTTCATGTCATCATCGTCAAACAACAAGCCAAATGCCACCTTATTTTCTATTGTGCCCACAGCCAACTCATATTTTCGTGGACCAGcctacacacatatatatatttaacgAGTAACTATGACGAATGCTTGAATAATGTCGAgctaaattaaataaatgtgcTTGTTATTTTACCTTGTTCTCTGGTGGAAAAGGATCCATTTGATCATCAACTATTTGAGCATCACAACTTGCTTTTTCCGAAACCAGAGGAGATGAAATATTTGCTTTACTGAGTAAGCCCTTCAGTTCAGCCAACTCCTGCCTTGTCTTCTCCATTTCCTTCGCCATCTCTTGCTTGGCCTTCTCCAACTCTGCATCCCTCTCACAATCCCGGGCCAACAGCTCAGCTTTGGTTATTCTACTTCTTTTTCCATTTGGTAAATTAAAGAAAATTGATGGGCTAACAAAGCCTCCAACTCCTCGAACCCTCCCCGAATGTTCGGGAGTTTGCAAGGCCGTAGTTAACACATCTTGACTCCCAGAAGGAATGAATTCCCCCTTACTTTGTAGCTCCAGTAAATTCTCCTGTCATGAGAATGTTAACATATAAATCAGAACTGAATGAACCTCctcataaaaatattaaaattagaaCTGAATTGAATTGCATTAAAAAAATTAACATTGCTTGTTAAATACTCACAATTCTTTTCCCTATTTTAGCTAGCTCTGGATCAACCTCCTCATCATCAAGTTTTCCCTTACGAGCCTTGTGCCACATAAGAGCCCGATCAGGTTCTTCATCGAGAGAGCCAAGGTTCCTTTCTTTTGCTGATTAAAatcaaaaaatattaaaacaacAATATATGTAGAATGCAACTATTTAAGTTCAATGCTTAAACAGAGGTTACCTCTTCTTCCAACATAACCCTTTCTAGATGTGCGGTGAGGATATTTTCGATTGCTCACCCGCTCTATTTGTTTTTCACTAAGTGACTACAACaaacattttaaataatattaacatgctatttttcctaaaatatttgTAATACATAAAAATATCAGTTCACAACATAAATAAAACACAGATATAAACACACGATCGATCTCTTTCGCGTATACCTTCCATGTCGAGGTAGTCCTTTCAGCAACAAAATTTTTCCAAGCCTCCTTACCAACAAAAGCATACTTCACTAGAGGCTTTCGTAGTTTCTTCTTCTGTCCAAGATACGGCTTAACATAATCCCTTGTTAAATTTGCTTTAAAATTTCTCCACATTGCTCCTGCAGACCTGATCAGCCCCTTCTGAAGTTGCTTGGGGACTTTAAATGTCTCCTGAAACCAATGTTATGCTCTATATGAGTACAAGAAAATGCAAAATTTACAAAGTGCATAAGAAATTGCTTATTTATATACATTCACATCGATCCATATTTTCTCCTTTAGTTCATCGGGTACCTTTGACCAGTTAGGATAATCAATCGGAATCATCGTCCTAGTCAACATTCCGGTGTAGGACTGTAGACTGTGCCTTGCATTCCCGACTGGAACTCCATGTGCATTGCACGATACCTTTGCTTTCTTGCCCTGCGCCTTCCTCACCACCACTTTGTGCATAGCGGAAACCCCTCGGGCAGATCCATACCTTTTCTTTGTAGTTTCGGAAGTAGTGACTGAGGTTCTGTTTCCGGCTCCAAGCTTTTATCCACCTCCTCATCTGACTTGTCTTGTACTTTAGATATTTGTTTTTTATTTGCCATTTATCTTTTTCAATCTGAAAATGAAACATATATTTCATTAGTCACAAGCATATATAAATAGTTATAAACAGTCATAACTAAACTAGTGAAGTATGCATACATAAACAATTATAAACAGTTATAAACAGTCAGACACGATGACTATATGCATTCATAAACAGTCATAAACATACGAAAATTCAAATAATATCATTAGGCATAAACAATGCTAAATAGTTACAAAAAAGGAGATACATGACTGCAAATAATATTGTCACTTCTTAACCCAAGTGCCCTTAATATTTTCTCTAATATTTTTTTCAACATCTTCACCGACATCAAATATAGGAATTTGGCAGCAGAATGGGGGATTTTCCATGGTTGTGTCTCCTAAATCATCGTCGTTATACACATCTTGGTAGTCTTGAGTTGTAGAGGTTAATACAACGGACCACTTGGCATCCACCGGAtcttcaatataataaacttgcTTTACTTGATCCATAGACACATATTTATCTCTCTTGTGGCCTTGTCGACTTAGACCGACAAGTGTGAACCCAAGATCATCCACCTTAATTCCCTTGTCATTGTCTGCCCAATTACATAAAAATAACGGTGCTTTGAATGCATGATAATCTAGCTCCCATATTTCTAAGATAACACCGTAAAATGTCAAGTCACTTTCTACAGGGTTCAAATCTTTAGCGCTAGACACTTGGACAGTTTTAGCAACTAAAGACACTCCGCTGTTTTGAACAACCCTCACACCGTCTCGCTCTTTTGTAAGGTATCGGACCCCGTCTACTAGATAAGCTTCGTAAGTCAAAACTGAAAATGATGGTTTTCCGGCTATCCATCTTATTGTCTCTGAAACTCTTCCAGGATTCTCCTCCATTTCACTACTAACCTACacattttcagaaacaaaatACTTCTAAATTCCATATTACTACAGAGCAAATAAATTAGGCACAAATGAAACTATAAAGATACTAACTTTTTCTAGAAACCAATCGGCAAAAAGGCGATTGTGCTCTCTCAAGATCCAATGAACACTTTTCTTTTTTCCTTGATGGATTCCCTCTAGATACTCCTTATGCATTCTAACAGAAATTATATAATCATTAACTAGCcagtaaatatataatttatatattaattgaaCAGCCACAAAATTAATAAATTCTTACAAAATATATGGCTGTACTTCAATGTTGTTTAGAAGAACATGTAAATGAGCTTCATCCCGCTCTTTTTCATCGATTGATTTCATTGTCACAACAGATAATGGACCACTTAACTTGCCTTCATCTTTACGAAGACCAGCAGTGGTGCAAGCTTGCTTGACAAACTCTTGGCAGAATTCTACTGATTCTTCTCCCAGATAGCATTCAACTATACAGCCTTCGGGGTAATAACGGTTGCGTACGTAACTCTTCAACACCTTATTAAACCTCTCAAATGCATACATCCATCTATAAAATACCGGCCCACATAACCGTAATTCCCGAACCAAGTGCACTATGAGATGTATCATTATATCAAAAAATGATGCAGGAAAGATTTTTTCCAACTCACACAAAGTTACTATTACATCTGATTGCAATTTATCTAGTTTCGATACGTCTACAACTTTGCTACACAAAGCATTaaaaaagaaacacaacctaATTATGGTGACCCTGAATTTTTTTGGAAGTACCGCACGAATTGCAATAGGAAGCAGTTGTTGGAGTAAGATGTGGCAGTCGTGGGACTTCATCCCAAACATCTTTAATTCTTCCATAGAAACACAGTTTTTAATGTTCGACGCTTGTCCATAAGGAAGTTTCATGTGCATTAACGATGacaacattttcttttttatCTGCCTTGGACAAATTAAAAATCGAAGGGGGTAAGTAGGTTTTTTTTTCTCCTTTTTGTGGAGCTAGATCAGCCCTAACCCCCATGTCAATCATGTCAAGATGAGAAGCTTCACTATCTTTAGACTTAGATTTCATATTTAGTAGTGTGCCGATCAAGCTATCACACACGTTCTTCTCGACGTGCATGACATCTAAACAATGACGGACATGGTGAAACTTCCAATATTCTAATTCGAAAAAAACCGACTTTTTCTTCCATGGACAATCAACCATCTTTGACTTCCTTACTTCCTTCCCAAATTGAAATTTAATTTTATCTTGCTGCAATAAAACCTCTTCTCCAGACAGAGGTTGACGTGCCTGCCCTAAGTCTTGTTGTCCATTAAAAGCGGCCTTTTGCTTCCTATATGGATGATTCCTAGCCAAGTAACGCCGATGGCCTTGGTAACACATCTTCCTGCTATAGCTTAAATACTTGGCAACTGTATTATCAGCACATACTGGACAATACATATAACCTTTATTAACGCATCCGGACAGATTTCCATATGCAGGAAAGTCATTTATTGTCCACAATAAAATTGCTTTTAAAGTGAAATATGACTTGGTGTATGCATCATAAACATTTGGTTCACCTTCTTCCCACAACTTCTTTAAATCATCGATTAAAGGCTGTAAATATACGTCAACGTCATTGCCAGGCTCATGTGGACCGGAAGCTAATATTGTTAGCATCATAAATTTCCTCTTCATACATAACCACGGAGGAAGATTATAAGTCACTAATACTATTGGCCAACAAGAGTATCTATTAGTTAGACCGTTAGTATGTGGGTTTATACCATCTGCAGACAACGCCAAACGAATATTTCGTGCATCACTACCAAAGGCAGGCCACCTATAGTCGATATTTCTCCAAGAAGGAGAGTCGGCTGGATGCCGcatctttccatcttctattcGCTGCTTTGAGTGCCAGGTCATTAGTTCATATGTAGAAGGAGATTTAAACATCCGTTTGAATATCGGTATAATTGGAAAATACCACATTACTTTAGCAGGAACATTAATCCTTATTTTACCATCCTTTCCTAACTTCCAGCGAGATAAACAACACTTAGGACACTCGAAAGCATCAACATTTACCCCCCGATACAGTATGCAATTATTTGGACATGAGTGATATTTTATGTATTCTAGGCCCAAGTCGGATAAGGTTTTCTTGGCTTCATATGCATTAGGTGGCATCACATTGTTCTTAGGAAGGAGAGATCCAACGGTAGACAGCAAATCGTTAAAGGCACTGTCACTAATTCCGAACCTAGCTTTCCAATTGTACCATTTTATCATCGACTCCAACTTGGTACATTCACTACCCTCATACAAAGGCTGTTCAGCATCAGCCACAAATCTCCTAAACTGATACGACTCATTATTGTACTCACTCGAATTATATGCAGCATCACAAACATTGACTGTTTCTGATGCAAGGCCAGGGGAAGGTATCGGTGCGCGGGCAGACGTAGGTGCAGGGGCAGGCATAGATGCAGGGGTCGGAGCATTTCTATTAACTGATGACCTACTTGCAGACCCTTGTgtatgccaaatccaatcaaGGTACCCCAGACTAAAACCATTTTCATATAAATGTCCCCTGATAATCTTAACTGCAAATTTTTTGAAGTTAGCACATCTTTTACAGGGGCAGGGGATTCTTTTAGGATCACTAGCATTTTCCTCGGCAAATATCAAAAACTCTTCAACCCCGATTTCATAGTCAAGTGTGTCCCTATCTTTGAAAATCCAAGATTTGTCCATGTTATTCTCAAACTACCTGATTGTCAAATAACATATTAATTTACTATATACTATAGTACATTTACTACCTAGtataatcaatataaaattcCTATATTCACTCATAAACCATGTTATTTACAACGACAAGCCCCAAACACAAATATATTtacaaacaacacaaacacaaatatatacaagCACTTGTTATTACATGTAAATCCGTATTTTAACTATATATACAACTACACATGCAACAACTACACATTTCAATttcacatgcatacatacaaCTACACAAATATATACATGCAACCCAAACATATATGAATAGATATGTAAAGAAGAATATACCTAACAAAGCAAGCTCCAAAATCCCAAAAAACACAGCAACAAACTCCAAGACCAAAATCCAACTTAATTAGCTCCGAGATTTAAGCTTTAATAAACCCTTAGCTACAAGATTTAGCTCCAAGAAACTCTACTCCTCACCTTAAACTTCAATGAACACACTTAACTCCTTAATCTTCGAATCTGTCACAAAAATTGAAACAAATGAGTTCTAGGTTTAGAAAGTTGAAGAAATTGAGAGGTTTAATTGGAGATTCAAGGTCTAATCGGAAAGGGGGAAAGACAATAAGCATACATTTGAGAGTTCTAGGTTTAGCAGTCGAGAGAGAAAGGGGGATGAGTGAATGAGTTTTTGTTTTGTGGAGATtgtaattttttgtttttgttttgattttgatttatttttaattttatgttataaTGTTATTAAAGTGAATGAGTGAATAGGCGGAATGGGGAAATATACTAAGGGGGGGGGAAAATTTGGTTAAGGGCGGGGAGCAAAAGAGAGAAGCAGCGGgctttaattttttaaaattgagcttagacatcggttattatTTCAACCGATGTTAAAAAGAAATTGGACATCGGTTTATATGTTAACTGATGTGACGTAGTTTTTAAAAGAACAACTTAGACATCACTTTACTCAAAAGCTGATGTAAACATACCAAAAAGACATCACTTTTTTTTATGTGATGTAAAAAAGGCTTTTAACATCAGTGACTTTTCTGACTGATGTCTAATGTGCGATGTCTAATGCTGATTTTCTAGTAGTGATGGTTTAAAGTTTTATCCGGCCTTTATATCATTTAGTGTGTGATCACTGGTAATTCATTACTGTAATCTATTTGCACTATATAATAATTTGTGCTACTTATTATATTTTAGGATTTGTTCGCGTTATTAATTTCAGATTTTAAGTGTCGACTTTCAGGTAAGtacttttgacttacttttaatttttgaaaaagatatttcagttctgtttttaatttcgtataagatataagaattttgatttcgaaattataagatataagtatttgtgaattttagaacccagtctctacgttttcgaacccgttcgtaatttacgctatagttccggaactagccttagatacccttagtaggcgcacaagtgtgcaactttagatacctaataagggcgcgtaattattgaactttagatgccgaccactggcaaagtgtggtataaagaataagaataagaattagatgccggctactggcaaagtgtggccgtagatcaagactgtggtatttataagaattatcatttcgttctgttttattctgttctgatctgttataaaatctcTACTGTTATAAAATttgctctgttctgttttaaattctgaattttaaaatataaaactttgggttggatttattttagaaaatgttttaaaaaattattattgttttaagaaaaatcattttatcaaaacacccattatttttctgtttaagagttagtcaatttgtacttactgagctgtgtagctcaccccttttaatatttcaggttcggaatatttggagcatattaagaataaggaatgagaactatgtggAGACCTATGTTTCTTAGTTTCGTGCTACTTGAATTAGAATAAAGACtttgtttttagagaataaatttgATTATCTGTTTAGACAATTAATATCGGATTTGTAGAGCTGcgtctctatttttatgattttgattattgagtttgaccgctgctttgaTTTTCGttatatattttgaattatcgagaaagaatctattttatttttagttttcgatttagaactaatagtccggaagtgcgggctgttacagttggtatcaagagcaggctgtccttcggagtgtattaggtatgggactagtacattccctacTATGCGATCCTTTAGACTATCGTATAGGTCTTAGGAAATTATATTGAATTTAGGCATATGTTTTTGTGATTATTTGATATGTTTGACTCTTGTGCTTAACGATCATTGACTATAAGTTTAGAAATTGTTTTGTGTGTTTTAGAAAAGATGGACGGGGAGAACGATAACAACCAGAACAACAACAAAAATCAGAACAACAATGGAAATCAGGGCAACAATGATGAAGGGGGAAACGTCTTTGACCAGCTAGCTGAAACTCTAGTTGTACTTGTGAATCAGCAACCGAAGCCCAACATCGTCTCTCAGTTCAAGCGTTTGAACTCGCCAATTTTTGATGGAGCAACTGATCCGGCAGTAGTCGAGATGTGGATCcaagagatggaaaaagctttcAGACTTCTTGGGAGCAATGAGCAGCAGAAGGTGACCTTAGCTGTGTACCAATTGCGAGGAAGCGCTTACGACTGGTGGCTCATGGAAAAGAGGAAGAACGAGACAACAACGAATCCTGAAGAAAATTCTGAACCATATACTTGGGCAAAGTTCAAGAAGGCTTTAGAGGACAAGTACTTTCCGAGAACAGTTCGTCTGCAGAAAGAGAGGGACTTCATTCGACTTCAGCAAGGTGGAAGAACCGTCATTGAATACGAAGCAGAATTTGCAAAGCTTGCAAAATACGCGTCGACCTTAGTAGCACATGAGAGTAGTCGAGCACGAAGATTGGAAGAAGGACTTCGAAGCGATATCTGGAATTTTGTGGCGTCTTTTGAACTTCAGACGTATGAGGCAGTCCTCAACAAGGCGTTAGTGATTGAGAGAGGCTTGGCAGGATCTGAAAAGGTGTCTAGTAGCTGGAATAAGAGGTGGTTCACTCAAAATGGTGAGCAATCTTTTCAAGGGGGACCACTCAAGAAACCACACGTGTATGATAACATCGGAGGTCAAGGTGATCGAGAAAGGTGTACGAGGTGCGGCAAGAATCATCCGGACAAAGTCTATCGTTGGAACACAGGTGCTTGTTTTCACTGCGGAGAAGTAGGACACCAGATTTCGAATTTCCCGCACAACCCGTCACCACCACCAAGGAAGGAAGCAGACAATAAGAGAGGCGTTGGATGTGTGTTTCAGCTGACAACAATCGCAGTTAAGGTATGATTTCTTTTCTTTTGGTaacttatttaatttaatttaatttagtaaatttggggaccaaattcgTTTAAGGAGGAAAGAATATAAAATCCGTAAttttattttttagtttatttgttAGATATTAGATATTAATTAGTTtagataaatattttttaattagaATATTCTGAAAAACTTTTTGTGCAAGTTATTTGAGTTAGAAAAAATAATTGTTATTTATGGAAAGAAGTGTGGGAATAAATTAGAAAATCGATATCTTTTTTATTTTAGGTATTTGTGtgtcaaatattttattttaagaAATTACTTGGAGAGGTTGTAAATCTTTAGGAGGAAATTTAATATTTCATATTTCAAATTAGGGGTTTGTGTGCCTATATAAGAATATT is a window from the Apium graveolens cultivar Ventura chromosome 1, ASM990537v1, whole genome shotgun sequence genome containing:
- the LOC141720332 gene encoding uncharacterized protein LOC141720332, which produces MVCENENLEHFAFCDPGVSFTLNNNFEDNLVSRFKEGNPDRLFFMPHNSKCHWILVVIWAGEVFILNPLPRSTTYPELEKAISRAVIAFNIQAGRGNKAPTIRYVTGCPKQPGGTECGYIVMWYMKEIAMDNEMTFVKKWSKKNRKVTVAKAELDEVRCETLSHIESFL
- the LOC141693169 gene encoding uncharacterized protein LOC141693169, producing MDKSWIFKDRDTLDYEIGVEEFLIFAEENASDPKRIPCPCKRCANFKKFAVKIIRGHLYENGFSLGYLDWIWHTQGSASRSSVNRNAPTPASMPAPAPTSARAPIPSPGLASETVNVCDAAYNSSEYNNESYQFRRFVADAEQPLYEGSECTKLESMIKWYNWKARFGISDSAFNDLLSTVGSLLPKNNVMPPNAYEAKKTLSDLGLEYIKYHSCPNNCILYRGVNVDAFECPKCCLSRWKLGKDGKIRINVPAKVMWYFPIIPIFKRMFKSPSTYELMTWHSKQRIEDGKMRHPADSPSWRNIDYRWPAFGSDARNIRLALSADGINPHTNGLTNRYSCWPIVLVTYNLPPWLCMKRKFMMLTILASGPHEPGNDVDVYLQPLIDDLKKLWEEGEPNVYDAYTKSYFTLKAILLWTINDFPAYGNLSGCVNKGYMYCPVCADNTVAKYLSYSRKMCYQGHRRYLARNHPYRKQKAAFNGQQDLGQARQPLSGEEVLLQQDKIKFQFGKEVRKSKMVDCPWKKKSVFFELEYWKFHHVRHCLDVMHVEKNVCDSLIGTLLNMKSKSKDSEASHLDMIDMGVRADLAPQKGEKKTYLPPSIFNLSKADKKENVVIVNAHETSLWTSVEH